A single region of the Changchengzhania lutea genome encodes:
- a CDS encoding VWA domain-containing protein — MQTETLFYIIIAGIIALFLALFQYWYKSKNKSNLQIAFTVLRFVTYFSMLLLIINPKFEQNTLSIEKPNLAVAIDNSASVEHLGRSHQVSAFLNEIKENKDLQSKFNIEFYTFGEALKASDSTTFIEEQTNISEVFTELSQIYKKTIAPILLISDGNQTYGDDYEYTSLVHNQAIFPVILGDTVNYTDLKIEQLNVNKYGYLKNRFPVEAIVVYNGSKSLNSQFEVKQNGIKIYSETVTFSKSNNSKTINFTLPANRVGVSSYKATIVPIQNEKNKINNSQNFAIEIINEQTKIAVISDLLHPDLGVLKKSIETNEQRSIQSMNPKKALSQINDFQLFILYQPNNSFKKLIQSLDRENKNRFVIAGSKTDLSFLNTVNKIYQFETTSQYEDYQAALNPSYAPFIIDDINFESFPPIVSNYGRVDFSIPFDVILNKTLNGISIDQPLLATFETNGRREAVLFGENVWKWRAQSYLNSKSFNGFDDFFGKLIQYLASNKQRDRLNVDYESFYNGNTNIIIKAQYFDANYVFDGRETIEMVLKDESSKETKTLPFVLKNNSYQLNLNGMAPSSYSFTVRTQNNKMSKSGRFQILDYNVEQKFLNANVTKLHQVATNSQGKSYFIDKIEGLIPELLKDNRFQSIQKNNKNIIPLIDWKYLLILIILNLTLEWFLRKYNGLI, encoded by the coding sequence ATGCAAACTGAAACACTATTCTATATTATAATTGCAGGAATAATAGCGCTATTTTTAGCGCTTTTTCAGTATTGGTACAAATCAAAAAATAAATCAAATTTACAAATTGCTTTTACGGTTTTAAGATTTGTGACCTATTTTTCGATGCTTTTACTCATTATTAACCCTAAGTTTGAACAAAACACACTTTCCATAGAGAAACCTAATCTGGCTGTAGCAATAGATAATTCTGCCTCTGTAGAACACCTTGGAAGAAGTCATCAAGTTTCTGCTTTTCTAAATGAAATAAAAGAAAATAAAGATTTACAAAGCAAATTTAATATTGAATTTTACACCTTTGGGGAAGCTTTAAAAGCATCAGATTCTACGACATTCATAGAAGAACAAACCAATATCTCAGAGGTCTTTACTGAGCTGTCCCAAATTTACAAAAAAACGATAGCACCAATTCTGTTAATTTCAGATGGCAATCAAACTTATGGTGATGATTATGAATATACATCTCTAGTTCATAATCAAGCAATCTTTCCCGTTATTCTGGGTGATACCGTAAATTACACCGACTTAAAAATCGAACAGCTTAATGTTAATAAGTATGGCTATTTAAAAAACCGCTTTCCCGTTGAAGCCATAGTGGTTTATAATGGTAGCAAGTCTTTGAATTCACAATTTGAAGTAAAACAAAATGGTATTAAAATTTATAGCGAGACCGTCACTTTTTCAAAGAGCAACAATTCCAAAACTATCAATTTTACATTACCAGCAAATAGGGTAGGAGTTTCAAGCTATAAAGCCACGATTGTTCCTATTCAAAATGAAAAGAATAAAATAAACAACTCGCAAAATTTTGCTATTGAAATCATAAATGAACAAACCAAAATTGCGGTTATTAGTGATTTATTGCATCCAGATTTAGGTGTTTTAAAAAAGAGCATTGAAACAAACGAACAGCGTTCAATTCAATCCATGAATCCAAAAAAGGCTTTGTCTCAAATAAATGATTTTCAATTATTTATACTTTATCAACCAAACAATTCATTTAAAAAATTAATTCAAAGTTTAGATAGGGAAAATAAAAACCGATTTGTTATTGCCGGATCTAAAACCGATTTAAGCTTTCTTAATACAGTAAATAAAATTTATCAGTTTGAAACCACGAGCCAATATGAAGATTATCAAGCTGCATTAAATCCTTCCTATGCACCATTTATTATAGACGATATTAATTTTGAATCTTTTCCGCCAATAGTATCTAATTACGGTCGAGTTGATTTTTCAATTCCGTTTGATGTAATTTTGAACAAAACACTAAATGGTATTTCAATTGATCAACCACTATTGGCCACATTTGAAACCAATGGCAGGAGGGAAGCCGTGCTGTTTGGAGAAAATGTATGGAAATGGCGCGCCCAAAGCTATCTCAATTCCAAATCGTTTAACGGGTTTGATGATTTTTTCGGTAAGCTAATTCAGTATTTGGCATCTAATAAACAACGCGATCGGCTCAATGTAGACTACGAATCCTTTTATAATGGCAATACGAATATCATCATTAAGGCGCAGTACTTTGATGCCAATTATGTTTTTGATGGTAGGGAAACTATTGAAATGGTTCTAAAAGATGAGTCGTCAAAAGAAACAAAAACCCTCCCTTTTGTATTAAAAAACAATAGCTATCAACTGAATTTAAACGGAATGGCTCCCTCATCATATAGTTTTACTGTCAGAACCCAGAACAACAAAATGTCGAAATCAGGACGGTTTCAAATTTTAGATTACAATGTTGAGCAAAAGTTTTTGAATGCCAATGTAACAAAGTTGCACCAAGTAGCAACTAACAGTCAAGGTAAAAGCTATTTTATTGACAAGATTGAGGGTTTAATACCTGAATTATTAAAGGATAATCGTTTCCAATCCATCCAAAAAAACAATAAAAATATCATACCTTTGATAGATTGGAAATACCTACTTATACTCATCATACTAAACCTCACTTTAGAGTGGTTTTTACGGAAATATAACGGATTAATTTAA